Proteins from one Oryza sativa Japonica Group chromosome 12, ASM3414082v1 genomic window:
- the LOC136354757 gene encoding NDR1/HIN1-like protein 10, with protein MARAGGGGTCCSCLCAFLVCIGVAVLIYWATYQPHRIRAAVESAELSNLTVVVRNGTADGGGSGGVVYYRLAVNVTMYNPSGRAGVHYDAIRPRLLLLLAGGASLGAANATVPGVFHQPRMSTTVVAIDFDRSGGGGVAVAGDVAAELDKEIKGSGGGGEVGFEMVIDARVRYKLGFIPIRARPKVRCPVRIPVKAERRGGGGGGGGVTGFLRSGDRCTVKY; from the coding sequence atggcccgCGCCGGAGGCGGGGGAACCTGCTGCAGCTGCCTCTGCGCCTTCCTCGTCTGCATCGGCGTCGCCGTGCTCATCTACTGGGCCACCTACCAGCCCCACCgcatccgcgccgccgtcgaatCCGCCGAGCTGTCCAACCTCACCGTCGTTGTCAGGAAcggcacggccgacggcggcggcagcggcggcgtggtgtACTACCGCCTCGCCGTCAACGTCACCATGTACAACCCCAGCGGCCGCGCGGGGGTCCACTACGACGCCAtccgcccccgcctcctcctcctcctcgccggcggcgcgtcgcTCGGCGCCGCCAACGCCACCGTCCCCGGGGTGTTCCACCAGCCCAGGATGTCCACCACCGTCGTGGCGATCGACTtcgaccggagcggcggcggcggcgtcgctgtcgccggcgacgtggcggcggagctggaCAAGGAGATCAagggtagcggcggcggcggcgaggtcgggtTCGAGATGGTGATCGACGCGCGGGTGAGGTACAAGCTGGGCTTCATCCCGATAAGAGCCAGGCCGAAGGTTCGGTGCCCGGTGAGGATTCCGGTCAAGgccgagcgccgcggcggcggcggcggcggcggcggcgtcaccggCTTTCTCCGCTCCGGCGACCGGTGCACCGTGAAGTACTGA